The segment GGCCTGCCGACCAAGACCGAGCAGGCCGACCTGCTGCAGGCGATGTTCGGCCGCAACGGCGAGGCGCCGGTGCCGATCGTCGCCCCCGCGACGCCCGCCGAGTGCTTCACCGCGGCGCTGGACGCGGCCCGGATCGCGCTGACCTACCGCACCCCGGTGTTCCTGCTCTCGGACGGCTACCTGGCCAACGGCTCCGAGCCCTGGAAGCTCCCGGAGATCGACGAACTCCCGGACCTGCGGGTCGAGTTCGCGACCGAACCGAACGGCCCGGACGGCACCTTCCGGCCCTACCAGCGCGACCCGCACACGCTGGCCCGCCCCTGGGCGGTGCCCGGCACGCCCGGCCTGGAGCACCGGATCGGCGGCATCGAGAAGCAGGACGGCACCGGCAACATCTCCTACGACCCGGCCAACCACGACTTCATGGTCCGCACCAGGCAGGCCAAGGTCGACAACATCGCCGTCCCGGACGTCGAGGTCGACGACCCGTCCGGGCGGGCCCGCGTCCTGGTGCTCGGCTGGGGCTCCACCTACGGCCCGATCACTGCGGCGGTGCGCCGGGTCCGGGCCGACGGCGGCGACGTCGCCCAGGCGCACCTGCGCCACCTCAACCCGTTCCCGGCCAACCTCGGCGCGGTGCTGCGCGGCTACGAGCGGGTGATCGTCCCCGAGATGAACCTCGGCCAGCTCGCCCTGCTGCTGCGCGCCAGGTACCTCGTCGACGCCCAGTCCTACAACCAGGTCCGCGGCCTGCCGTTCAAGGCCGCCCAGCTCGCCGACGTGCTGCAGGCCGCGCTCGGCAGCCTCGACGCGGAGGAGACCCGATGACCGACTTCCCCGCCCTGCGCCTCGTCCCGAAGGCGGACGGGCCGCAGACCGCGAAGGACTTCAAGACCGACCAGGAGGTGCGCTGGTGCCCGGGCTGCGGTGACTACGCGATCCTCGCCGCCGTGCAGGCGTTCATGCCCGAGCTCGGGATCCGGCGGGAGAACACCGTCTTCGTCTCCGGGATCGGCTGCTCCTCGCGCTTCCCGTACTACATGAACACCTACGGGATGCACTCGATCCACGGCCGCGCCCCGGCGATCGCCACCGGCCTGGCCGCCTCCCGCCCCGACCTGTCGGTGTGGGTGGTCACCGGCGACGGCGACGCGCTGTCGATCGGCGGCAACCACCTGATCCACGCGCTGCGCCGCAACACCAACCTGAAGATCCTGCTGTTCAACAACCGGATCTACGGCCTGACCAAGGGCCAGTACTCGCCCACCAGCGAGGTCGGCAAGATCACCAAGTCGACGCCGATGGGCTCGCTGGACGCCCCGTTCAACCCGCTGTCGCTGGCGATCGGCGCCGAGGCGAGCTTCGTCGCCCGCACCATCGACTCCGACCGCCGGCACCTGCAGGACGTGCTGCGGGCCGCCGCCCGGCACGAGGGCACCGCGCTGGTGGAGATCTACCAGAACTGCAACATCTTCAACGACGGCGCCTTCGAACTGCTCAAGGAGCCCGGCACCCGCGACGAGGCGCTGATCCGCCTCGAACACGGGCAGCCGGTGCTGGTCGGCGCCGGGCACCACGTGGTCCGCGACCCCGACGGCGAACTGCGGATCGCCCCCCGCGACGAGGGCACCGCGATCGTCCACGACGCCCACGCGGCCGGCCCGAGCACGGCCTTCGCGCTGACCCGCCTCGCCGACGCGGACACCCTGCACCACACCCCGATCGGCGTGCTGCGCGACGTCCGGCGGCCGGTCTACGACACCCAGCTGAACGAGCAGCTGGCCCTCGCCGAGCAGCAGCGCGGCCGCGGCGACCTGGCCGCCCTGCTGGCGGGCGGCAGCACCTGGACGGTCGGCGAGTAGCGGCCCGCGGGCGGCCGGGAGGCCCGGGGGACGGCCGCCGTCCCCCGGGCCTCCCGCTGTTCCGGGCCTCCCGGCCACCCGCCCTCCCGGCCTGTCAGGAGCCAAACCGGGATACGGGGATGACATCCCCGCGGTCGGGCCGCTACCTTTCGGGGGACGGAACGGCGCGCGGGTGAAGGGCAGGCCATGGCGGAGGGTTCGCGGGAGGCCAGGGTCGGATTGTGGAACGGCTTCGCGGCGTACGGGATGTGGGGGCTGTTCCCGCTGTTCTGGCCGCTGCTGCAGCCCGCCGGGGCGGCGGACATCCTGGCGAACCGGATGGTGTGGTCGCTGGTGGCGGTCGCCGCGCTGCTGCTGGCGCGGCGCCGCTGGGCGTGGATCCGCCCGCTGCTGCGGCAGCCCCGGCGGCTGGCGCTGCTGGCGCTCGCCGCGGTCACCGTCTCGGTGAACTGGGGCGTCTACATCTGGGGCGTGAACTCCGGGCACGTGGTGGAGACCAGCCTCGGCTACTTCATCAACCCGCTGGTGACGATCGCCTTCGGCGTGCTGGTGCTGCGCGAGCGGCTGCGCCCCGCCCAGTGGACGGCGGTCGGGGTGGGCGCCTCGGCCGTGGTGGTGCTGACGCTGGCGTACGGGCGGCCGCCGTGGATCGCGCTGACGCTGGCGTTCTCGTTCGCCACCTACGGGCTGATCAAGAAGAAGGTGGCGCTCGGCGGGGCGGAGAGCCTCGCGGTGGAGAGCGCGGTGATGTTCCCGTTCGCGCTCGCGTTCCTGGGGTACCTGGCGGTGCGCGGCGAGGGCAGCTTCGGGACCGGCGGCTGGGGGCACAGCGCCCTGCTGGTGCTGAGCGGGCTGATCACCGCGGTGCCGCTGATGTGCTTCGGCGCGGCCGCGCTGCGGGTGCCGCTGACCACGCTCGGGCTGATCCAGTACCTGGCGCCGGTGTCGCAGTTCCTGATCGGCGTCACGGTGTTCCACGAGTCGATGGCGCCGGCCCGCTGGGCGGGCTTCGCGCTGGTCTGGGTCGCGCTGGTGGTGCTGAGCGCGGACGCGCTGCGCCGGATCCGCGACGACCGCCGGGCGGCCCCGGCAGCCAGGCCGGAGCCGGTCGTGAGCTGACCGGCCGGCCGGACGCCCGGCCACCTGGCCGGCCGGCTGCCCGACCGCCGGGCCGGCCGGTCAGAGCGCGGCGAGGTCGCGGGCCAGCCGGGTGCTGTCGCGGTGCGCGGTGAACGCGCGCGCGGCGGCCTGGGCGGCCTGCCGGCGGCGGGCGGTGAGCAGGCCGCCGTGGGTGAGCGAGTCGACCGGGCGGCGGCCGCGCCACTCGTCCAGCGACCAGCGGGCGTACGGGCCGAACAGCGCGCGGGTGGGCTCGGGCAGGTCGGTGCGGGCGGGGACGGCGGCGCGGGCGCCGTTGAGGGCGACCTGGCCGTCGAGGCCGGCGCAGACGTCGAGCCAGGCGAGCGCGGCGGCCCGGTGGCGGGCGCCGCGGGGGAGGGCGAAGGCGTCGACCCGGGCCTGGAACAGGTCGCCGGTGCCGGGGGCGGCGGCCCAGCCGTAGTCGGTGCCGGGGCGCAGGTCGAGGGTGTCGCGCAGCCAGCTGTCGGCCCAGTCGCCGGTCAGCAGCCAGCCGGCCCGGCCGGTGCCCAGCAGGTGGGCGGCGTCGGTCCAGTCCGCGTCGGCGGCGGGCGGGGCGGCGAGGGCCAGCAGGTCGTCCAGGGTGCGCAGCGCGTCGGTGGTGGCGCGGGCGCTCCAGGGGCCGCCGGGCTGCCAGAGGGCGGCGAAGCCGTCCGGTCCGTGGGCGGCGAGCAGGGCGGTCTCGGCGAGTTGCAGCACCTCGGTGGGGCCGCCGACGGCGAGCGGGACGGTGCCGGTGGCGGCGACCCGGCGGAGCCGGGCGAGCAGCGCGCCGGGGTCGGCGGCCGGGAGGGCGGCGCCCGCGTCGGCGAGCAGCCGCTGGTTGGTCCACAGCAGGTTGGTGCGGCGGGCCCCGGCCGGGACGGCGTACAGGGCGCCCTGGGCGCGCAGCCGGGGCAGCAGCGGAGCGGGGAGGCCGGCCGTCCAGCGGTGAGCCCGGGCGAGGGCGTCCAGGGGCTCCAAGTGGGGTGCCAGGTCGGCGAGTTCGGCGCCGCCGGAACATCGGAAGCTGTCCGGCGGGGGGCCGTCGGCGAGCCGGGCGGCGAGGTCGGTGCCGGTCGGGTTGGAGCGGTCGCCGGAGACGAAGGTGACGTCCGGCGCGCGGCCCTTCAGGGCGGCGAGCATCGCCTGCAGGCCGTTCTGCTCGGGGCCCGCGGTCCAGCCGGTGGCGACCTCCAGCAGGCCCGCCGGGCCGTCCGTCGAACTGGCCTCCGCGGAGCCGTACCTGGCCAGTGCGGTGCCGCCCAGGGCGGCCAGTCCGCCGAGCAGGACCTGACGGCGGCGGATCGGCACGGCACTCCCAGCGGGGTCGAACGAACGGGCGGGCGAACAACGGACGAACGGTTCGCGGCGGCCCACCATCCCACCGTCCGGCCCCGGTCCGCGTCAAGGGCCGGGACCGGGCGGGCACGCGCGAAGAACGCCTCCTCGGGATCTCCTCAACCGGACTGCCGGGCTGCTAACGTCCGTGCTGCGCGACCCGGCCGCAGCTGTCCCGGCGCGCGGGAGGAACTCCGATGGTGCACCTCGCCCGACCCGTGTCCCACCACGTTCCCGCGGTGCGCCGGGAGACGTGCGGGTCGCAGAGCGGTGAGCTGCTCATCCTCCGGGAGTCCGGCCGGCCCGCGGTGATCCGCTGGCGGCCGAGCGGCGGCGACCCGGTCGACCTGCTGCCGCCCTACCGGCTGGACCGGGTCGAGCTGCGGCACTCCCACCGGGCCCGCCTGCACGGACTGACCGCGGGCGTCCGGCTGGTCACCGCGGACGGGTCCGCGCTCTTCCTGGTGCCCCCGTCCGGCCTGCCCGCCCTCGCGCTCGCGGCCGCCTCCACCCACCGGCGCCCACCGGCGGCCGCGCACCCGTGACGGCGGACGCCGAGGGCCCCCGGCCGGATGACCGGGGGCCCTCGGGGCGCGGGGCCGCTACTTCTGCTTCGCGGCCCGCTCCAGCACCTCCGGGGTGACCGCGCCGGCGTAGACCCGGCCGTCGTCGGTGACCAGCGCGTTGACGATCCGGGTGGAGACCAGCGTGCCGCCGTCGACGTGCCGGCCGGCGAACTTGGCCAGGCCCTTCGCCGCGCCGGCGCCCGCGTCGCCGTGCACGACGACGGTCCAGCCCTCGCCGATCACGCCGCCCGCGTTCTCGCCCGCGCCCTTCGCGGCGTCCTCGGCGGGCGCCTTCGGCAGCTCGGGCAGCACGTCGGCCAGCGCGTTGCGGGGCAGCTCGCCCGCGGACCGCTCGGTGACCTTGGCGCCCTTGGGGGCGGTGAACTCGAAGGTCCTGGCGTCCGGCCTGGCGTACGACAGGGTGCCGAAGCGGACGTCGAACGCGGTCGCGCCGTCCACCGTGCGCAGCTGCACGGCCAGCGGCACGCCCTTCTCGGCGTCGATCGCGATCCGCACCTCGGCGATGGTCGAGCCGGCCTGCTTGGGCTTGACGCTGAGCCGGTACGCGGCGTGCCCGGCGACCCGCTCGGTGCCGCTGACGGTGACCGAGGTGGTCGCCGCGGAGTGCTCCAGGAACTGCTTGGCGACCTCCTGCGGGGTGACCGCGCCCAGCCCGCCCCCGGCGTCCTTCCGGTGCCCGTCGCCGCCGTCGCCCGTACCGGTGAAGTGCAGGGCCTGCTGGGAGTCCCGGTCGTAGGCCCAGAGCTGGCCGCCGTTGTGGACCAGCTCGTAGCCGGACTTCTCGCTCGCCAGGGTGAAGCGCTGCCGGTCGGGCCCGTCGGAGGCGATGGTCAGGGTGTGCGCGCCGCCGAGCAGTTCGACGGCCTTGAGCTGCGGGTCGGCGCCGCCGACGGTGGCGCCGGCGCTGCGGGCCAGGTTGCCGAGCGGGCCGGAGCCGGACGCGGCGTCGGTCAGCGCGGTGGGCAGGCCGAGGTCGGCGCTGACCCGGACGGTGCCGGAGAAGGTGTCGGTGTCCGCGGCGAGGGCCTTGGCGACCAGGTCCTGGGCGGTGATCGACGGCAGGTCGGGCGCCTCGTCGCTGGCGAGCGCGGGCACCAGCCCGACGCCGGCCGCGACGACCGCGGCGACCGCCACCGGCACGCCGATCCGGACGGCGGTGCGGCGCTTCGCGGGCCGGCCGGGCCGTCCGCCGCCCTCGTGGGCCGCCGGGGCGATCCGCAGCGGCGTCGTCATGTCGTGTTCTGCGCTGGAGTCGTGGTCCATCGCAGCCCCCTTCCGAGTGCCTGTGTGCTGACGGTTCCCATTAGAGCCGTCCGGGGCGTCCGGCCGCGTCGCCCGGCGGCAGCAGATCGGGGTACGTCTCGCGTCGTATCCGGGGCGCGTCGACCCTGAGACGGCGTCAGGGTTCCGTAGTCCCGGAGGTCTACCTCTCGCGTAGGGTCGGTCCATGATTCCTCAGCCCCCGTCCGGGCCCGCCGCCACGCCCCCGCCGACCCCGGCTGCCGCCGCGGCGCCGACCGCGACCGCGACCGAGACCGGGGCCCCGACCGCGACCGCGATGCGGCGGGCGCTGCGCCGGGCCCGGGACGGCGTGGCGCTGGACGCGGCGGAGGGCGCGGTGCTGCTCCAGGCCCGCGGCGACGACCTGGCCGAGCTGTGCGCGGTCGCGGCCCGGGTCCGGGACGCGGGCCTGGAGCAGGCGGGCCGCCCGGGCGTCATCACGTACTCGCGGAAGGTGTTCATCCCGCTGACCCGGCTGTGCCGGGACCGCTGCCACTACTGCACCTTCGCGACCGTCCCCGGCAGGCTCCGCAAGGACGGCCACGGCCTCTACCTCTCCCCGGACGAGGTGCTGGACATCGCCCGCAAGGGCGCCGAACTCGGCTGCAAGGAAGCCCTGTTCACGCTCGGCGACCGCCCCGAGGAGCGCTGGCCGGAGGCCCGCGAGTGGCTGGACGCGCACGGCTACGACGACACCCTGGCGTACGTCCGGGCGATGGCCGTGCGGGTGCTGGAGGAGACCGGGCTGCTGCCGCACCTCAACCCGGGCGTGCTGTCCTGGACGGACTTCCAGCGGCTCAAGCCGGTCGCCCCGTCGATGGGCATGATGCTGGAGACCACCGCCGTCCGGCTCTGGTCCGAGCCCGGCGGCCCGCACCACGGCTCGCCCGACAAGGAGCCCGCCGTCCGGCTGCGGGTGCTGGAGGACGCCGGGCGCAGCGCGGTCCCGTTCACCACCGGGGTGCTGATCGGCATCGGCGAGACCCACCTGGAGCGGGCCGAGTCGCTGCTGGCGATCCGCAAGGTGGCCCGCGCCTACCAGGGCGTGCAGGAGGTGATCGTGCAGAACTTCCGGGCCAAGCCGGACACCGCGATGCGCGCCATGCCGGACGCCGAACTCTCCGAGCTGGCGGCCGCGGTGGCGGTGGCCCGGCTGGTGCTCGGCCCGGCCGCCCGGATCCAGGCCCCGCCGAACCTGGTGGACGCCGAGTACGCGCTGCTGATCGGCGCCGGCCTGGACGACTGGGGCGGGGTCTCCCCGCTGACGCCCGACCACGTCAACCCGGAGCGCCCCTGGCCGCACGTCGAGGAACTGGCCGCGCGCACCGCCGCCGCCGGGTTCACCCTGCGCGAGCGGCTGACGATCCACCCCGAGTACCTGAAGCGCGGCGAACCCTGGCTGGACCCGCGGCTGCTGCCGCACGTCCGGGCGCTCGCCGACCCGGCCACCGGCCTGGCCGTCGAGGGCCGGATCCCGGTCGGCCTGCCCTGGCAGGAGCCCGACGAGCCGATGACCGGCGGCGGCCGCACCGACCTGTTCCGCACCGTCGACACCGAGGGCCGCACCGGCGACCGGCGCTCCGACTTCGACGACGTGTACGGCGACTGGGAGGCGCTGCGCGAACAGGCCGCGCCGGCCGTCCCCCGCCGGCTCGACGCGGACCTGCGGGCCGCGCTGTCCACCGCCGCCGACGACCCGGTCAAACTGACCGACGACCAGGCGCTGGCGCTGTTCCAGGCCGACGGCGACGCGCTCGACGCGCTCACCCGGATCGCCGACGACCTGCGCCGCGACACCGTCGGCGAGGACGTCACCTACTGCGTCACCCGGAACATCAACTTCACCAACGTCTGCTACACCGGCTGCCGGTTCTGCGCCTTCGCGCAGCGCCGCACCGACGCCGACGCCTACACCCTCTCGCTCGACCAGGTCGCCGAACGGGCCGAGCAGGCCTGGCGGGTCGGCGCGACCGAGGTGTGCATGCAGGGCGGTATCCACCCGGACCTGCCGGGCACCGCCTACTTCGACATCGCGCGGGCCGTGAAGGAGCGGGTGCCCGGCATCCACGTGCACGCGTTCTCCCCGATGGAGGTGGTCAACGGGGCGACCCGCACCGGCCTGCCGATCCGCGAGTGGCTGCTGCGCGCCAAGGACGCCGGGCTGGACTCGATCCCCGGCACGGCCGCCGAGATCCTCGACGACGAGGTCCGCTGGGTGCTGACCAAGGGCAAACTGCCCGCCGCGACCTGGGTCGAGGTGGTCACCACCGCGCACGAGCTGGGCCTGCGCTCGTCCTCGACGATGATGTACGGCCACGTCGACAGTCCGCGGCACTGGCTGGGCCACCTGCGGCTGCTCGCCGAACTCCAGCAGCGCACCGGCGGGTTCACCGAGTTCGTCACGCTGCCGTTCGTGCACACCAACGCGCCGGTCTACCTGGCCGGCATCGCCCGGCCGGGACCGACCGCCCGCGACAACCGGGCGGTCACCGCGATGGCCCGGCTGCTGCTGCACCCGCATCTCACCAACATCCAGACCAGCTGGGTCAAGCTCGGCGCGGAGGGTGCCGCCGAGATGCTCCGCTCCGGCGCCAACGACCTCGGCGGCACCCTGATGGAGGAGACCATCTCCCGGATGGCGGGTTCCTCCTGGGGCTCCTACCGGTCGGTCCGCGACCTGGAGGCGATCGCCGCGCTGGCCGGCCGCCCGGCCCGCCAGCGCACCACCACCTACGGCGAGGTGCCCGCCGAGCGCCGCGCGGCCGCGCTGGCCTCCGACGGGCACCTGCCCGCGCTGCTGCCCCTGGCGGACTAGTGCCGCGTCAGGCAACCTTCGCCCGTCGCGACGCCCGGCACGCGCCCTCCTTGCCCGCCACCGGGCAGGAGGGGCCCGCTCGCCGCACCGGACGAAAGCCCAAGTACATCCAGTACGAGGACTTCCGGCCGGCACGCCGATAGCACGCACCGGACGCCGCTCCTTGACGGCAAAGGTTGCCTGACGCGGCACTGGGCCCTAACCCGCCAGCAGGCTCCGGCGCAGCTCCCGGGCGTCCACGCCGAGGCCCCGCCCCAGGTAGGCGTCGAAGGTGCCGTAGCGGGCCGCCACCTCGTCGAAGCCGGCCGCCAGGTACTCGGGGCGGACGTCCAGCAGCGGCCGGTACAGCGCCTGGTAGGCGGGCGGCAGCTGGGCCAGGACCGCGGCGTTGGCCTGCGCCCGGTAGGTGTTGGACGCCAGGTAGTCGGCCCGGACGGTCTCCGCCGGGACGCCGAGCGCGGTCAGCAGCGCGGCCGCGCCCCAGCCGGTGCGGTCCTTGCCGGCGGTGCAGTGGAACAGCACCGCGCCGCGGCCGCCGGCGGCGTCCAGCAGCTGCCCGTAGGCGGCGCGGGCGCTGTCGGCGGAGACCATGGTGCGCTCGCCGGCGATCATCGCGTCGACCGCGGCCTGCGGGCTGGTGACGTTGAACTGCCCGGTGTCGGCGGTGCCCAGGACGTTCGCCGCCACGCTCCGCGCGCCGGCCGGCAGCCGGTCCGGGGCGGCCTGCCGCTCGGCCGGGGTGCGCAGGTCGAAGACGGTGCGGATGCCCAGCCGGCGCAGCTTGGCGAGGTCCTGGTCGGTGAGCTTGGACAGGTCGTCCGAGCGGTACACCCGGCCGAGCCGCACCCAGCGGCCGTCCGCCGTCCGGTAGCCGCCCAGGTCGCGGAAGTTGGGGGCGGAGGCCAGGTGCAGCGAGCGGTCGGCGACCACCAGCGGGGCGCCCCGGTCCGGGACCAGCTCGAAGTACCAGCGGTCGGCCGCGCCGAGGCCGGAGACGGTGACGGTGGCGCTGCCGGCGCCGCGCGCGACGGCCGCGCGGTGCGGCACGTGCTCCTGGTCGGTGCCCGCGTACACGGTGACGTGCCGGGCGCCCGGGGCGGTCCAGGACAGGGTGAAGGAGCCGTCGGCCTGCTGGACGGCGGTCGCGGCGGTGAACGGGATCGCGTGCGCCGAGTGCTGTGCCGAGTGCTGCGCCGGGTCGGCGGACGGGGCGGCGAGGGCGGGGGCGGCGAACCCGGGGGCGGTGACGGTCAGCGCGGCGGTGAGGGCGGCCGCGGCGACCAGCCTGGTGCGGGGGGAGGTCATGGACGCCGACCGTAGGCACACCGGCCACGGGCCCGGTGACCTGCGGGTGTCCGCACCACGGCGGACGGTTGAACGAATCGATGTTCGGGACGGATCGCCGTTTCGCGCGCTCCTTCGAATAAAGTGCGTCTACTGTCCGCGTCCGCGCCGGTGTCCGTCTCCACCGACCGAAAGGGTTCCGTCCCGTGATGCCTCTGTGGTCACGCGCCCAGCAGCAGGACTTCCGCAGCCGGGTCCGGGGCTGTCTGCTCGGCGGCGCGATCGGGGACGCGCTCGGCGGCGGCATCGAGTTCGAGCAGCTGGAGCAGATCCGGGCGGTCCACGGCGAGGCCGGCGTGGCCGGCTACGTCCCCGCCTACGGGCGGCGCGGCGCGATCACCGACGACACCCAGATGACGCTGTTCACCGTCGACGGCCTGATCCGTTCGCACATCAGCCGCGACAGCGGCGCCTGGCACCCGCCGTCCGACGTGCACCGCGCCTACCTGCGCTGGTACGCCACCCAGCAGGACTGGGGGCCGGACGAGCGCCGCAAGGACCTGGGCTGGCTCGGCCGCGAGGAGTGGCTGTACGCCCGCCGCGCCCCCGGGCAGGCCTGCCTGTCCGGCCTGGCGGGCACCGAGAACGGGCCGCTGCCGACCGTCGAGGAGCCGCGCAACCCCGGCTCCAAGGGCTGCGGCACCGTGATGCGGGCCGCCCCGTTCGGGCTGCTCACCGCCTGGGACCCGGCGCTGGTCTTCCAGCTCGCCGTCGAGTGCTCGGTGCTGACCCACGGCCACCCCACCGGCTACCTGTCCGCCGGGGCGTTCGCGGTGATCGTGCACGCGGTCGCCCGCGGCGGCACCCTGGAGGAGGGCGTGCACCTGGCGCTGGCCCTGCTCTCCGAGCGCACCGGCCACGAGGAGACCACCGCCGCCCTGCGCGCCGCGCTGGACGCCGTCCGGGCCGGGGCGCCGTCCCCCGAGCGGGTCGAGGAGCTCGGCGAGGGCTGGGTCGCCGAGGAGGCGCTCGCCATCGGCCTGTACTGCGCGCTGGTCGCCGAGGACGTCCGCAGCGGCCTGCTGCTGGCCGTCAACCACTCCGGCGACAGCGACTCCACCGGCTCGATCTGCGGCAACCTGCTCGGCGCCCTGCACGGCGAGACCGCCCTCCCGCCGGACCTGCTGGCCGAGTTGGAGGGCCGGGGCACCGTGCTGGAACTCGCCGACGACCTGGTGCTGGAACTGCTGCACGGCCCCGAACTGCACGGCACCGAAGCCTGGAGCACCCGCTACCCGGTCGCCGCGACCGGCTGACGCCGGACTCCGGCAGGGGCTCCACCGGGGGCTCCACCAGGGGTTCCACCGGGCACTCCGGACGGCTCCGGACGGCTCCGGACGCGGAGGTGCCCGCCGCGCGGGAAGCGGCGGGCACCTCCGAAGCCGTGCGGCGGACTCAGACCTCGCCGAAGCGGCCCGTGCCGGCCGCCGCGGCGAACGCGGCCCAGGACTCGCCGGAGAAGCGCAGCTGCGGCCCCTGCGGGTCCTTGGAGTCACGGACCGCGATCGAGGCCGGACCCGGCACGGCGATCTCGACGCACGCGCCGTTGCCGCCGCTGTAGCTGCTCTTGCGCCAGGTCAGGCTCTCGGTGGCCTTGCTCATTTCATGAACTCCTCTGCGATGGTGGTGATCATCGACCTGCTCTCCGCGACGCTCAGCGCCGCGGCCCTCAGGTGGTCGTACAGATTGGTATAGCGGCGTACGTCGGCGTCCTTCTCCAGGTAGAGATCGCTCGTCACTCCTTCGAAGTAGACGACCGTGGAATCCGCCGACTCCGGGAACTCCAGCAAGGAGAATGTGCCGGTCATGCCGGGGTGCGAGCCGTGGGTGAACGGAATGACCTGCAAGTTGATGTTCGCCCGCTCGCCCAGCTCGACCAGTTGGTACAACTGCTCGGCCATCACGACCTTCCCGCCGACCTGGCGGCGCAGCACGGCCTCGTCTATGACGACCCACAGGCTGCCCAACTGGTCCTCGCCGCGGATGCGGTGCTGCCGCTTCAGCCGGACGTCCACCCGGCGGCGGATCGCGGTCGGGTCGGTGTCCGGCTGCGTCCCGGCCACCACCGCCTCCGCGTACTCGCGGGTCTGCAGCAGCCCCGGCACGAACGAGGACTCGTACGCCCGGATCGAGGACGCCTCGGCCTCCAGGCCGATGTACACGCTGTACGGGATGTCCCCGAACTCGTGCCACCAGCCGCGCTGCCGGGACTCCTTGGCCATCTCCATCAGCCCGGCGCGGACCCGCTCGTCCTCGACCTCGTACACGTCGCACAGGTCGCGGACGTCCCGCTGGCTGATCGAGCGGCGGCCGTTCTCCAGCCGGCTGATCTTCGACTGGGAGACCATCAGGCGGCCGGCCACCTCTTCGGCGGTCATCCCCTTGAGCTCGCGCAGGCGCCGGAGTTCGGCGCCGAGCCTGCGACGGCGGACCGTCGGGTTCACGCTGGCGGACACATCGACCTCCGGGCCTACTTCTGGCAACAGTGCGGTAATTGGTACCAACCCCCCTGACGCTGAGCAGCATGACACCTCAACTGCGGTCCGTGCCCAGGAATCGCGGTACCGCAGTAGAACAGACCGTCGGAAAATAGCTCAATCGGGATCCCGGGGCTTGCGCACGGCGCGCCTACCCGGTATAGGGATCCGCTTGCGCTAGACGGCCCCTGACGGGCGGTCGGGCGCTGGCGCTCCGGGGCGTTCCGGGGGGTTCCGGAGCGCTCCGCGCGGAACACCCCGGAACGCCGAAGGGCGGGCGGCCCGGTGCATCGCACCGGGCCGCCCGCCCACTCGTCGAACCGATCGCTAACGGCGTGCGCCGCTCATCGCGCGCCCACCCGACTGGCCACCCCGCGCCCCGCGGCCGCCGGACGACCGGCCGGACCGCGCGAACCCGCCGGTGCCGACCTGCCCTGCTGCTGCTGGGCGGGCAGACCGTTCTGCACGTCCATCACCGCGTGGGCCACCATGCCGCCCAGC is part of the Kitasatospora setae KM-6054 genome and harbors:
- a CDS encoding 2-oxoacid:ferredoxin oxidoreductase subunit beta, encoding MTDFPALRLVPKADGPQTAKDFKTDQEVRWCPGCGDYAILAAVQAFMPELGIRRENTVFVSGIGCSSRFPYYMNTYGMHSIHGRAPAIATGLAASRPDLSVWVVTGDGDALSIGGNHLIHALRRNTNLKILLFNNRIYGLTKGQYSPTSEVGKITKSTPMGSLDAPFNPLSLAIGAEASFVARTIDSDRRHLQDVLRAAARHEGTALVEIYQNCNIFNDGAFELLKEPGTRDEALIRLEHGQPVLVGAGHHVVRDPDGELRIAPRDEGTAIVHDAHAAGPSTAFALTRLADADTLHHTPIGVLRDVRRPVYDTQLNEQLALAEQQRGRGDLAALLAGGSTWTVGE
- the rarD gene encoding EamA family transporter RarD — protein: MAEGSREARVGLWNGFAAYGMWGLFPLFWPLLQPAGAADILANRMVWSLVAVAALLLARRRWAWIRPLLRQPRRLALLALAAVTVSVNWGVYIWGVNSGHVVETSLGYFINPLVTIAFGVLVLRERLRPAQWTAVGVGASAVVVLTLAYGRPPWIALTLAFSFATYGLIKKKVALGGAESLAVESAVMFPFALAFLGYLAVRGEGSFGTGGWGHSALLVLSGLITAVPLMCFGAAALRVPLTTLGLIQYLAPVSQFLIGVTVFHESMAPARWAGFALVWVALVVLSADALRRIRDDRRAAPAARPEPVVS
- a CDS encoding extracellular solute-binding protein, which translates into the protein MPIRRRQVLLGGLAALGGTALARYGSAEASSTDGPAGLLEVATGWTAGPEQNGLQAMLAALKGRAPDVTFVSGDRSNPTGTDLAARLADGPPPDSFRCSGGAELADLAPHLEPLDALARAHRWTAGLPAPLLPRLRAQGALYAVPAGARRTNLLWTNQRLLADAGAALPAADPGALLARLRRVAATGTVPLAVGGPTEVLQLAETALLAAHGPDGFAALWQPGGPWSARATTDALRTLDDLLALAAPPAADADWTDAAHLLGTGRAGWLLTGDWADSWLRDTLDLRPGTDYGWAAAPGTGDLFQARVDAFALPRGARHRAAALAWLDVCAGLDGQVALNGARAAVPARTDLPEPTRALFGPYARWSLDEWRGRRPVDSLTHGGLLTARRRQAAQAAARAFTAHRDSTRLARDLAAL
- a CDS encoding LolA family protein, coding for MDHDSSAEHDMTTPLRIAPAAHEGGGRPGRPAKRRTAVRIGVPVAVAAVVAAGVGLVPALASDEAPDLPSITAQDLVAKALAADTDTFSGTVRVSADLGLPTALTDAASGSGPLGNLARSAGATVGGADPQLKAVELLGGAHTLTIASDGPDRQRFTLASEKSGYELVHNGGQLWAYDRDSQQALHFTGTGDGGDGHRKDAGGGLGAVTPQEVAKQFLEHSAATTSVTVSGTERVAGHAAYRLSVKPKQAGSTIAEVRIAIDAEKGVPLAVQLRTVDGATAFDVRFGTLSYARPDARTFEFTAPKGAKVTERSAGELPRNALADVLPELPKAPAEDAAKGAGENAGGVIGEGWTVVVHGDAGAGAAKGLAKFAGRHVDGGTLVSTRIVNALVTDDGRVYAGAVTPEVLERAAKQK
- a CDS encoding bifunctional FO biosynthesis protein CofGH; translation: MIPQPPSGPAATPPPTPAAAAAPTATATETGAPTATAMRRALRRARDGVALDAAEGAVLLQARGDDLAELCAVAARVRDAGLEQAGRPGVITYSRKVFIPLTRLCRDRCHYCTFATVPGRLRKDGHGLYLSPDEVLDIARKGAELGCKEALFTLGDRPEERWPEAREWLDAHGYDDTLAYVRAMAVRVLEETGLLPHLNPGVLSWTDFQRLKPVAPSMGMMLETTAVRLWSEPGGPHHGSPDKEPAVRLRVLEDAGRSAVPFTTGVLIGIGETHLERAESLLAIRKVARAYQGVQEVIVQNFRAKPDTAMRAMPDAELSELAAAVAVARLVLGPAARIQAPPNLVDAEYALLIGAGLDDWGGVSPLTPDHVNPERPWPHVEELAARTAAAGFTLRERLTIHPEYLKRGEPWLDPRLLPHVRALADPATGLAVEGRIPVGLPWQEPDEPMTGGGRTDLFRTVDTEGRTGDRRSDFDDVYGDWEALREQAAPAVPRRLDADLRAALSTAADDPVKLTDDQALALFQADGDALDALTRIADDLRRDTVGEDVTYCVTRNINFTNVCYTGCRFCAFAQRRTDADAYTLSLDQVAERAEQAWRVGATEVCMQGGIHPDLPGTAYFDIARAVKERVPGIHVHAFSPMEVVNGATRTGLPIREWLLRAKDAGLDSIPGTAAEILDDEVRWVLTKGKLPAATWVEVVTTAHELGLRSSSTMMYGHVDSPRHWLGHLRLLAELQQRTGGFTEFVTLPFVHTNAPVYLAGIARPGPTARDNRAVTAMARLLLHPHLTNIQTSWVKLGAEGAAEMLRSGANDLGGTLMEETISRMAGSSWGSYRSVRDLEAIAALAGRPARQRTTTYGEVPAERRAAALASDGHLPALLPLAD